One Mycteria americana isolate JAX WOST 10 ecotype Jacksonville Zoo and Gardens chromosome 21, USCA_MyAme_1.0, whole genome shotgun sequence genomic region harbors:
- the FUCA1 gene encoding tissue alpha-L-fucosidase, giving the protein MDICKIHDNVSKCSVNTMECFMVLSTQTQKISIATLCGFFGTLCIFENSLVLYLIFSSPGTRRKPSYLFISSLALADILASIIFVCSFVNFHVFNETNVSKEMFLLQLGGVNTSFSASLSSLLLTALDRYISISRPSEYKLLMTRKRAWIALGVLWVACATIASLPLLGWNCCMLNSTCSDLFPFVDNSYLSSWVCFVMVLLGFIIYAYAHVLWRAHQHTAYMEKHQVQVGKQNTRMRMDVMLAKTLVMVLTVLVLCWSPVLVLMIYSIFARLSNHLRKVFAFCSTLCLLNSMVNPIIYALRSKELYSSLRMVFSRFRRQLKASEESPEGESTHKSSMIETVCEDMRVTHGQSCTSTISKALIAHCYVAEPWRRRGAVASVAMAAVALTSRASMAAGGLLWLAAALGPVLAAPRYRPDWASLDARPLPAWFDQAKVGVFLHWGVFSVPAWGSEWFWWHWQGEHRADYERFVQSRYPPHTTYADFAPRFTAHDFQPCEWAQLFQRAGARYVVLTTKHHEGFTNWGSPVSWNWNSLDTGPHRDLVGELGQALRESNIRYGLYHSLLEWFNPLYLADKASGFKTQNFVLKKTMPELYELVLKYKPDLIWSDGDWEAPESYWNSTSFLAWLYNDSPVKDTVVVNDRWCNNCSCHHGGYYNCADKYKPGTLPTHKWEMCSSIDKLSWGYRSNMNVAELMDEASIIEELVQTVSFGGNYLLNVGPTKEGVIVPIFQERLLALGRWLDTNGEAIYESKPWRVQMENSTDTVWYTSKGPIVYAIFLIWPRDNVLELSSPSPSPATQVTMLGFAGTLKWQKSPGKGLLITLPYMLPSPLPPQSGWTVKLEGVK; this is encoded by the exons ATGGATATTTGTAAGATACATGACAACGTCTCCAAATGCAGTGTGAACACCATGGAGTGCTTCATGGTCCTCAGCACGCAAACTCAGAAGATAAGCATTGCCACACTGTGCGGCTTCTTTGGGACACTGTGCATTTTTGAGAACTCTTTGGTGCTGTACTTGATCTTCTCCTCCCCCGGGACCAGGAGAAAGCCTTCCTACCTCTTTATCAGCAGCCTGGCCTTGGCTGACATTCTGGCCAGCATCATCTTCGTCTGCAGTTTTGTTAACTTCCATGTCTTTAATGAAACCAATGTCTCTAAAGAAAtgttcctgctgcagctgggaggggTGAACACATCCTTCTCTGCCTCCCTGAGCAGCTTGCTGCTGACAGCCCTGGACCGTTACATCTCCATCAGCCGACCCTCCGAATACAAGCTCCTCATGACGAGGAAGAGAGCGTGGATAGCCCTGGGGGTGCTCTGGGTGGCATGTGCGACCATTGCTTCCCTGCCCCTCCTGGGCTGGAACTGCTGCATGCTGAATTCGACCTGCTCCGACCTGTTCCCATTTGTGGACAACAGCTACCTGTCAAGCTGGGTCTGCTTCGTCATGGTCCTGCTGGGGTTTATCATCTACGCCTATGCACATGTGCTGTGGAGGGCTCACCAGCACACGGCCTACATGGAGAAGCACCAAGTGCAGGTGGGAAAGCAAAACACCAGGATGAGGATGGATGTCATGCTGGCCAAGACCCTTGTCATGGTGCTGACTGTCCTCGTGCTGTGCTGGTCTCCGGTCCTCGTTCTCATGATCTACAGCATCTTTGCCAGGCTGAGCAATCACCTGCGCAaggtctttgccttctgcagcaCCCTCTGCCTACTCAATTCCATGGTGAACCCCATTATTTATGCCCTGCGGAGCAAGGAGCTATATTCCTCCCTGAGGATGGTCTTTTCTCGGTTCAGGAGGCAGCTGAAGGCCTCTGAGGAAAGCCCAGAAGGAGAGAGCACCCACAAGTCCTCCATGATAGAGACCGTCTGCGAGGACATGCGTGTAAC GCACGGGCAGAGTTGTACAAGCACCATCAGCAAAGCGCTAATAGCACATTGCTACGTAGCAGAG CCATGGCGGCGTCGCGGCGCCGTTGCCTCGGTAGCCATGGCGGCGGTGGCGCTGACGTCACGCGCCAGCATGGCGGCCGGCGGGCTGCTGTggctggcggcggcgctggggccgGTGTTGGCCGCGCCGCGCTACCGCCCGGACTGGGCCAGCCTGGACGCGAGGCCGCTGCCGGCCTGGTTCGACCAGGCCAAGGTGGGGGTGTTCTTGCACTGGGGGGTGTTCTCCGTCCCGGCCTGGGGCTCCGAGTGGTTCTGGTGGCACTGGCAGGGCGAGCACCGCGCCGACTACGAGCGTTTCGTGCAGAGCCGGTACCCGCCCCACACCACCTACGCGGACTTCGCGCCCCGCTTCACCGCCCACGACTTCCAGCCCTGCGAGTGGGCCCAGCTCTTCCAGCGGGCTGGTGCCAG GTACGTGGTACTGACCACGAAGCATCATGAAGGCTTCACCAACTGGGGGTCGCCTGTGTCCTGGAACTGGAATTCTCTGGATACGGGGCCCCACCGAGATCTTGTAGGAGAGCTGGGACAAGCCCTCAGGGAGAG CAACATACGCTATGGACTGTATCACTCTCTGTTAGAGTGGTTTAATCCACTCTATCTAGCTGACAAAGCAAGTGGCTTCAAGACCCAGAACTTCGTTTTAAAGAAGACCATGCCAGAACTTTATGAACTTGTCTTAAA ATATAAACCAGATTTGATTTGGTCGGATGGAGACTGGGAAGCTCCGGAGTCGTACTGGAATTCTACCTCTTTCCTTGCCTGGCTTTATAACGATAGTCCCGTCAAG GACACTGTTGTTGTTAATGATCGTTGGTGTAATAACTGCTCTTGCCATCACGGAGGTTACTACAATTGTGCTGACAAATACAAGCCAGGGACCCTACCAACTCACAAGTGGGAGATGTGCTCCTCCATTGACAAGCTTTCCTGGGGCTATCGAAGCAACATGAACGTTGCTGAGTTAATGGATGAAGCAAGTATCATTGAG GAGCTAGTGCAGACTGTGAGTTTTGGAGGCAACTACCTTCTCAATGTGGGACCTACAAAAGAAGGGGTGATTGTTCCCATCTTCCAAGAAAGACTTCTGGCCCTTGGGAGGTGGCTGGACACTAACGGGGAGGCAATTTATGAATCGAAGCCATGGAGAGTACAGATGGAGAACAGCACAGACACGGTCTG GTACACTTCTAAGGGACCAATTGTCTATGCCATCTTTCTGATCTGGCCTCGGGACAACGTTTTGGAGCTGTCctcgccctctccatccccagccaCACAA